One segment of Stappia sp. 28M-7 DNA contains the following:
- a CDS encoding FAD-dependent oxidoreductase, which translates to MSAAAPHNARPAPDLVTVHLDGEVHRVDPGTSVAAALAAGGRSAFSRDAAGRSRGLFCGMGVCHDCLVTIDGRTSQRACMTKVQDGMRVERQAARPDILSSSLSDLAPVPAELPARTVDVLVVGAGPGGLSAAIAAARAGASVTLVDERPAAGGQFYKQPATGEARAALARDRQAQDGAGLVSEARACGVELLSGVTVWGAERQADGASVLGCLGPDGAFYMRPRMLVIATGAFERPAALPGWTLPGVMTTGAAQTLLRSYASLPGRRFAITGNGPLNIQVAGEILRHGGKVVCLADRARAPWSSPRDAIAILQADPALALKGMGEIAALQRAGVSIRWQTCAVEVLGEARAQAVRLEGPSGEEVLEVDTVLVGGDFVPSNELSRLLGLAHVVAGDGTLVAHCDEAGESSDPHVHIVGEAARFGGAHVAMAAGRLAGLAIARKLGLGVEPDPAAQRRLARARRFQQALWQLFRPAEDAQADAGATLSCRCESVGLSVLRETAAGGPPDIATLKRLTRAGMGRCQGRYCGRTLTALAGRPANETNGLLAPQMPLRPVPLAALALEKPEWGGHRRALLPERPPLEAPGPLPIREVATLVIGAGIAGLSTALFLAEAGEEVAVVERGFPGGLASGGNAGSLHAQLLSFDHGAKAEGDGGAAARTLPLQRDSIDLWRELEVRLGRDFEMKITGGLMVAETEAHLRFLEEKTRVERSHGIDCQVIGREDLARLEPALSPAMIGAAYCPQEGKINPLVATRHVLEAAVAAGARVFDRTEVLAIRREGSGFVVETSRGTLRAGRLVNAAGAFAARIGAMLGLDVPVFGAPLQMVVTEAAAPAVSHLVAHADRHLTLKQAANGNFLIGGGWTAGLDPVHSHPRPLFSSLEGNLWVAQHVVPGLRKLHVIRSWAAMNINIDGAPILGQHPVMPGFFNAVTSNGYTLGPIVGQLTAALVRGRDPGRDLTAFSISRFQGG; encoded by the coding sequence ATGTCCGCTGCGGCCCCGCACAACGCCAGGCCGGCCCCAGACCTCGTGACCGTCCATCTGGACGGCGAGGTGCACCGTGTCGATCCGGGCACGTCCGTCGCCGCAGCCCTTGCGGCCGGCGGGCGCTCCGCCTTCTCGCGCGATGCGGCGGGCCGTTCGCGCGGGCTCTTCTGCGGCATGGGCGTGTGCCACGACTGTCTCGTCACCATCGACGGGCGCACCAGCCAGCGCGCCTGCATGACCAAGGTGCAGGACGGCATGCGGGTCGAGCGGCAGGCTGCGCGTCCCGACATTCTCTCGTCTTCGCTCTCCGATCTTGCACCTGTGCCTGCGGAGCTTCCCGCGCGCACCGTCGACGTTCTCGTCGTCGGTGCGGGGCCGGGCGGACTTTCCGCCGCCATCGCCGCGGCCCGTGCCGGTGCCAGCGTCACCCTCGTCGACGAGCGGCCCGCCGCCGGCGGCCAGTTCTACAAGCAGCCGGCAACCGGGGAAGCGCGGGCAGCGCTCGCCCGCGACCGGCAGGCGCAGGACGGTGCCGGCCTTGTCTCCGAGGCCCGCGCCTGCGGCGTGGAGCTTCTCTCCGGCGTCACGGTCTGGGGCGCCGAGCGCCAGGCGGACGGAGCTTCCGTGCTCGGTTGCCTCGGCCCCGACGGCGCCTTCTACATGCGCCCGCGCATGCTCGTTATCGCCACCGGCGCGTTCGAGCGGCCGGCCGCGCTTCCCGGCTGGACCCTGCCGGGCGTCATGACCACGGGCGCGGCGCAGACCCTCCTGCGCAGCTATGCCAGCCTTCCCGGGCGCCGGTTCGCCATCACCGGCAATGGCCCGCTCAACATCCAGGTGGCCGGCGAGATCCTGCGCCATGGCGGCAAGGTCGTGTGCCTGGCCGACCGGGCCCGCGCGCCCTGGTCGAGCCCGCGCGATGCCATCGCCATCCTGCAGGCCGATCCGGCGCTTGCGCTGAAGGGCATGGGCGAGATCGCCGCCCTGCAGCGCGCCGGCGTTTCCATCCGCTGGCAGACCTGCGCCGTGGAGGTACTGGGCGAGGCTCGTGCGCAGGCGGTGCGCCTCGAAGGCCCGTCCGGCGAAGAGGTGCTCGAGGTCGATACGGTATTGGTCGGCGGCGACTTCGTCCCGTCCAACGAGCTGTCGCGCCTGCTGGGCCTTGCCCATGTGGTTGCCGGCGACGGCACGCTGGTCGCGCATTGCGACGAGGCCGGCGAAAGCTCCGATCCGCACGTCCATATCGTCGGCGAGGCCGCGCGCTTCGGCGGCGCCCATGTCGCCATGGCGGCTGGGCGTCTGGCCGGCCTTGCCATTGCGCGCAAGCTCGGGCTCGGCGTCGAGCCCGATCCGGCCGCGCAGCGCCGGCTTGCCCGCGCCCGCCGCTTCCAGCAGGCGCTGTGGCAGCTGTTCCGCCCGGCGGAGGACGCGCAGGCCGACGCTGGCGCCACGCTGTCCTGTCGCTGCGAGAGCGTCGGCTTGAGCGTGTTGCGCGAGACGGCCGCCGGCGGTCCGCCGGACATCGCCACCTTGAAGCGCCTGACGCGCGCTGGCATGGGCCGCTGCCAGGGGCGCTATTGCGGGCGCACGCTGACCGCGCTTGCCGGCCGTCCGGCCAACGAGACGAACGGCCTGCTCGCTCCGCAGATGCCGCTGCGCCCGGTGCCGCTTGCCGCGCTTGCGCTCGAGAAGCCCGAATGGGGCGGCCACAGGCGGGCCTTGCTGCCGGAGCGTCCACCGCTGGAGGCTCCGGGACCGCTGCCGATCCGTGAGGTCGCGACGCTCGTCATCGGCGCCGGCATTGCCGGCCTGTCGACCGCGCTCTTCCTCGCCGAGGCGGGGGAGGAGGTTGCGGTGGTCGAGCGCGGCTTCCCCGGCGGGCTCGCCTCGGGCGGCAATGCCGGCAGCCTGCATGCCCAGCTGCTGTCCTTCGACCATGGCGCCAAGGCGGAAGGCGACGGCGGTGCCGCCGCCCGCACCCTGCCGCTGCAGCGCGATTCCATCGACCTTTGGCGGGAGCTCGAGGTCCGGCTCGGCCGCGACTTCGAGATGAAGATCACCGGCGGGCTGATGGTTGCCGAGACCGAGGCGCATCTGCGCTTCCTGGAGGAAAAGACCCGCGTCGAGCGCAGCCACGGCATCGACTGCCAGGTGATCGGCCGCGAGGATCTCGCCCGGCTCGAGCCGGCCCTGTCGCCGGCGATGATCGGCGCGGCCTATTGCCCGCAGGAGGGCAAGATCAATCCGCTGGTCGCCACCCGCCATGTGCTGGAGGCCGCTGTCGCGGCCGGCGCCCGCGTGTTCGACCGCACCGAGGTTCTGGCGATCCGGCGCGAGGGCTCTGGCTTCGTCGTGGAGACCTCGCGGGGCACCTTGCGCGCCGGGCGTCTCGTCAATGCCGCCGGTGCCTTCGCCGCGCGGATCGGCGCCATGCTCGGGCTCGACGTTCCCGTCTTCGGCGCGCCGCTGCAGATGGTGGTGACCGAGGCCGCCGCGCCCGCGGTCTCCCATCTCGTTGCCCATGCCGACCGGCACCTGACCTTGAAGCAGGCGGCCAACGGCAATTTCCTGATCGGCGGCGGCTGGACTGCCGGCCTCGATCCCGTGCACAGCCATCCGCGCCCGCTGTTTTCCAGCCTGGAGGGCAATCTCTGGGTCGCCCAGCACGTGGTGCCGGGCCTGCGCAAGCTGCATGTGATCCGCAGCTGGGCGGCGATGAACATCAACATCGACGGCGCGCCGATCCTGGGGCAGCACCCGGTCATGCCCGGCTTCTTCAATGCCGTGACATCCAACGGCTACACGCTCGGCCCCATCGTCGGGCAGCTGACGGCGGCGCTCGTGCGCGGCCGCGATCCCGGCCGCGACCTCACGGCCTTTTCCATTTCCCGGTTCCAAGGAGGGTGA
- a CDS encoding dihydrodipicolinate synthase family protein, translating into MSTKFRGVFTVMITPVDGNGRPDLSALAAFTDWQIREGVHGLIPLGSTGEFLSLSEEDKDAVARTVIDTAAGRVPVLIGTGAEDTRECVRLARKAQEMGADGVMIIPPFYSTPTDDELVEHYRTIAAAISIPIMVYNNPATSNVDMKPELLARIAEIDGCDYVKESTLEVTRIRDIVRLAGDRMVPFGGILGFESFVMGAQGWVAVASNVAPGPMSRIFTLAADDKDYDAARALYLEWLPIIQAVGGQAYVAGTKSLLSHMGFATGAPLPPRLPLPPAQDAQMKALVEQFGLRFEN; encoded by the coding sequence ATGTCTACGAAATTTCGCGGTGTCTTCACCGTGATGATCACGCCGGTCGACGGCAACGGCAGGCCCGACCTTTCAGCACTCGCGGCCTTCACCGACTGGCAGATCCGCGAAGGCGTGCACGGCCTCATCCCGCTCGGCTCCACCGGCGAGTTCCTGTCTCTGTCCGAAGAGGACAAGGACGCGGTGGCGCGCACGGTGATCGACACCGCCGCCGGCCGGGTGCCGGTGCTGATCGGCACCGGCGCGGAGGACACGCGCGAATGCGTCCGGCTCGCCCGCAAGGCGCAGGAGATGGGCGCCGACGGCGTGATGATCATCCCGCCGTTCTACTCCACCCCCACCGACGACGAGCTGGTCGAGCATTACCGCACCATCGCCGCGGCGATCTCGATCCCGATCATGGTCTACAACAACCCGGCGACGTCGAATGTCGACATGAAGCCGGAGCTGCTGGCCCGCATCGCCGAGATCGACGGCTGCGACTACGTCAAGGAATCCACTCTCGAGGTGACGCGTATCCGCGACATCGTGCGCCTTGCCGGCGACCGCATGGTGCCGTTCGGCGGCATCCTCGGGTTCGAATCCTTCGTGATGGGCGCGCAGGGCTGGGTGGCGGTCGCCTCCAACGTCGCGCCGGGGCCGATGTCGCGCATCTTCACGCTCGCGGCCGACGACAAGGATTACGATGCGGCCCGCGCGCTCTATCTGGAGTGGTTGCCGATCATCCAGGCGGTCGGCGGCCAGGCCTATGTTGCCGGCACGAAGTCGCTGCTCTCGCATATGGGCTTTGCGACCGGCGCGCCGCTGCCGCCGCGCCTGCCGCTGCCGCCGGCGCAGGATGCGCAGATGAAGGCGCTGGTCGAGCAGTTCGGCCTGCGCTTCGAGAACTGA
- a CDS encoding amino acid ABC transporter permease produces the protein MSVWNWSGFFNYLTNAYILEGVFTTIWLTCVSLLCGLFLGFLIALMRRSKLQVVRGIAWFYIWLFRGTPLLVQLIVIYTALPQLGIRFSVVEAALIGLALNEAAYLAEIIRAGIEAVPEGQSRAARALGMTERQIMRYIIMPQAFKVIIPPLGNSVNGLLKTTSVTSVISMEELLRRTQVLIQEKFMVLELFAVAALYYLILTTLWDFVQRRIERRFGQSTAAVGLTEKR, from the coding sequence ATGTCAGTCTGGAACTGGTCAGGTTTCTTCAACTATCTCACCAACGCCTACATTCTCGAAGGCGTCTTCACGACAATCTGGCTGACCTGCGTCTCGTTGTTGTGCGGCCTGTTCCTCGGCTTCCTCATCGCCCTGATGCGCCGGTCGAAGCTGCAGGTGGTGCGCGGCATCGCCTGGTTTTACATCTGGCTGTTCCGCGGCACGCCGCTCCTGGTGCAGCTCATCGTCATCTACACCGCGTTGCCGCAGCTCGGCATCCGCTTCTCGGTGGTGGAGGCGGCCCTGATCGGCCTTGCGCTCAACGAGGCGGCCTATCTCGCCGAGATCATCCGCGCGGGCATCGAGGCCGTGCCGGAAGGCCAGTCCCGGGCCGCCCGGGCGCTGGGCATGACCGAGCGCCAGATCATGCGCTACATCATCATGCCGCAGGCCTTCAAGGTCATCATCCCGCCGCTCGGCAACTCGGTGAACGGCCTGCTCAAGACCACCTCCGTCACCTCCGTCATCTCCATGGAAGAGCTGCTGCGCCGCACGCAGGTGCTCATCCAGGAGAAGTTCATGGTGCTGGAGCTCTTCGCGGTCGCGGCCCTCTACTACCTCATCCTGACAACGCTCTGGGACTTCGTCCAGCGACGCATCGAACGCCGGTTCGGCCAGTCGACCGCCGCCGTGGGTCTCACGGAAAAGCGCTGA
- a CDS encoding GntR family transcriptional regulator produces MAEQETGTETSLADETYRALLEEILSAQLAGGVVVQERRLAARLGVSRSPMRDALGRLEGQGLLVRNGKSMLTVRVITLKDYLNSLTMRLLVEPTAAALACPEITESKLAELAAMLHAIDEDPDPDPAMIWRFDDALHQGLGEASGNPFMAETIVQMRRYTTIFERQRRLAQRKPGLEDHREILAALAARDPEAARQCMTQHLEKVRQRVLSTY; encoded by the coding sequence ATGGCCGAACAGGAAACCGGCACGGAGACGAGTCTCGCGGACGAGACCTATCGCGCCCTGCTGGAGGAGATCCTGTCGGCGCAGCTGGCCGGAGGCGTTGTCGTCCAGGAGCGGCGGCTGGCCGCTCGCCTCGGCGTGTCGCGTTCGCCGATGCGCGATGCGCTCGGCCGGCTGGAAGGGCAGGGGCTCCTGGTGCGCAACGGCAAGAGCATGCTCACCGTGCGCGTCATCACCTTGAAGGACTATCTCAACAGCCTCACCATGCGCCTGCTTGTTGAGCCGACGGCGGCCGCGCTCGCCTGTCCCGAGATCACCGAGAGCAAGCTCGCCGAGCTTGCCGCCATGCTGCACGCCATTGACGAGGATCCCGATCCCGATCCGGCGATGATCTGGCGCTTCGACGATGCGCTGCACCAGGGGCTGGGCGAGGCGAGCGGCAATCCGTTCATGGCCGAGACCATCGTCCAGATGCGCCGCTACACGACGATCTTCGAACGGCAGCGGCGGCTGGCACAGCGCAAGCCGGGCCTCGAGGACCATCGAGAGATCCTGGCCGCGCTTGCCGCGCGCGATCCTGAGGCTGCGCGCCAGTGCATGACCCAGCACCTTGAAAAGGTGCGCCAGCGGGTTCTTTCCACCTATTGA
- a CDS encoding GntR family transcriptional regulator, with the protein MSVTEENSGGASARGSHSLAALAYNAVSDMIRHRKLGGGHVIVEARLAETLGVSRTPLREALQRLEGEGLVHKGDGRNYVVRHVDIGEYIQSLKLRLLIEPEAAVQAMGSIPSRKLIEVRREIDDLMGTTSYHTDAHWFSDDHLHGLIIDHCGNDVMAQVLRNLRATTRLFEIGQLKDRLTPDSTEHLMIIDALQRQDADDVRRTVANHIVSLIDFARKHLNMTD; encoded by the coding sequence GTGAGCGTTACGGAGGAAAACAGCGGCGGCGCGTCCGCCCGCGGAAGCCACAGCCTCGCGGCGCTGGCCTACAACGCCGTGTCGGACATGATTCGCCACCGCAAGCTCGGCGGAGGCCATGTCATCGTCGAGGCGCGGCTCGCCGAGACGCTGGGCGTCTCGCGCACCCCCTTGCGCGAAGCCCTGCAGCGGCTGGAAGGCGAAGGCCTCGTCCACAAGGGCGACGGGCGCAACTACGTGGTGCGCCATGTCGATATCGGCGAGTACATCCAGAGCCTGAAGCTGCGCCTGCTGATCGAGCCGGAAGCGGCCGTGCAGGCCATGGGGAGCATTCCCAGCCGCAAGCTGATCGAGGTGCGCCGCGAGATCGACGACCTGATGGGCACGACCAGCTACCACACGGATGCGCACTGGTTCTCGGACGACCATCTGCACGGGCTGATCATCGACCATTGCGGCAACGACGTGATGGCCCAGGTGCTGCGCAACCTGCGCGCCACGACGCGGCTGTTCGAGATCGGCCAGCTGAAGGATCGCCTGACACCGGATTCGACCGAGCACCTGATGATCATCGACGCGCTTCAGCGGCAGGACGCCGACGACGTGCGCCGGACGGTGGCCAACCACATCGTCAGCCTGATCGACTTCGCCCGCAAGCACCTCAACATGACCGACTGA
- a CDS encoding phosphotriesterase → MARAGTVQTVCGPVAPEALGYTLMHEHLLCDLTPPARRNAGLPEVEITLENVFDVTYRPNDYHGNHRLQDLAIATSETRRFAQAGGGAIVEMTTGGLCPDPEGLAAISAETGVHVVLGAGFYTEGYQDEATLALPQEALADIVTAQVEEGAWGTDIRCGIIGEIGCSWPLTPFERRSLAAGAIAQQRTGAAITVHPGRHPDAPHEILDVLHAAGADLSRVIIDHMDRTYDSVEQVVALARRGCVVEYDFFGIEQSQYWMAVADLPTDYMRIHAVRRLFEEGLGGNVVLSHDICTRSRLQCHGGHGYAHMLRNVIPLMRDRGFVQSEIDLLLKETPARLLMLV, encoded by the coding sequence ATGGCGCGTGCGGGGACGGTTCAGACAGTGTGCGGACCGGTCGCGCCGGAGGCGCTCGGCTACACGTTGATGCACGAGCACCTGCTGTGCGACCTGACCCCGCCGGCGCGGCGAAACGCAGGCCTGCCGGAGGTCGAGATCACGCTGGAGAACGTCTTCGACGTCACCTACCGGCCGAACGACTATCACGGCAATCACCGGCTCCAGGACCTTGCCATCGCGACCTCCGAGACCCGCCGCTTCGCGCAGGCGGGCGGCGGCGCCATCGTCGAGATGACCACCGGCGGGCTTTGCCCGGATCCCGAGGGGCTTGCGGCGATCTCGGCCGAGACCGGCGTGCATGTGGTGCTCGGCGCCGGCTTCTACACCGAGGGCTATCAGGACGAGGCGACGCTGGCGCTGCCTCAGGAGGCGCTGGCCGATATCGTCACGGCGCAGGTCGAGGAAGGCGCCTGGGGCACGGATATCCGCTGCGGGATCATCGGCGAGATCGGCTGCTCCTGGCCTCTGACACCGTTCGAGCGGCGCTCGCTTGCGGCCGGGGCCATTGCCCAGCAGCGCACCGGCGCGGCGATCACCGTCCATCCCGGCCGCCATCCCGATGCCCCGCACGAGATCCTCGACGTCCTCCATGCCGCAGGCGCCGACCTTTCCCGCGTCATCATCGACCACATGGACCGCACCTATGACAGCGTGGAGCAGGTCGTCGCGCTGGCGCGGCGCGGCTGCGTCGTGGAATACGACTTCTTCGGCATCGAGCAGTCGCAATACTGGATGGCGGTCGCCGACCTGCCGACCGACTACATGCGCATCCATGCGGTGCGGCGGCTGTTCGAGGAAGGGCTCGGCGGCAATGTCGTTCTTTCGCATGACATCTGCACCCGTTCGCGCCTGCAGTGCCATGGCGGCCACGGCTATGCGCACATGCTGCGCAACGTCATTCCCCTGATGCGCGACCGGGGCTTTGTGCAATCCGAGATCGATCTGCTGCTGAAGGAAACGCCGGCGCGGCTGCTGATGCTGGTGTGA
- a CDS encoding ABC transporter substrate-binding protein has translation MKNNGFDRILSAGISRRSVLLGAAATGAGLALGSRAAFAQPALAPPHIIKPGTLVMSTNPTLPPLQFVDDKGEVQGMRIELGKEIASKLGLTPEYIKVEFAAMVPGLAAGRWDMINTGIFWTEERSKLMYMVPYERAAVSFLVPKGNPKNITKWEELAGLSVGVELGGIEERRTREVDTMLKNAGLEGITVRVFNNFSEAFQALRAGQVDAATSIDATAKFLEDRDDFTRAIAGLFPQTATFAFADKTLAESVVGVLNDLRASGFYDELFTRYGVLTIEEEKFAISGPGPA, from the coding sequence ATGAAAAACAATGGATTCGATCGCATCCTGAGCGCCGGAATTTCGCGTCGCAGCGTGCTTCTGGGCGCCGCGGCCACTGGCGCCGGTCTCGCCCTCGGCAGCCGGGCGGCCTTTGCCCAGCCGGCTCTCGCCCCGCCGCACATCATCAAGCCGGGCACGCTCGTGATGAGCACCAACCCGACGCTGCCCCCGCTCCAGTTCGTCGACGACAAGGGCGAAGTGCAGGGCATGCGCATCGAGCTCGGTAAGGAGATCGCCTCCAAGCTCGGCCTGACGCCGGAATACATCAAGGTCGAGTTCGCGGCGATGGTGCCGGGCCTGGCCGCCGGCCGCTGGGACATGATCAACACCGGCATCTTCTGGACCGAAGAGCGCTCGAAGCTGATGTACATGGTGCCCTACGAGCGCGCCGCCGTGAGCTTCCTCGTTCCCAAGGGCAACCCGAAGAACATCACCAAGTGGGAAGAGCTGGCCGGCCTGTCCGTCGGCGTGGAGCTCGGCGGCATCGAGGAGCGCCGCACCCGCGAAGTCGACACCATGCTCAAGAATGCCGGTCTCGAGGGCATCACCGTCCGCGTGTTCAACAACTTCTCGGAAGCCTTCCAGGCCCTGCGCGCCGGCCAGGTCGACGCGGCGACCTCGATCGACGCGACCGCGAAGTTCCTCGAGGACCGCGACGACTTCACCCGCGCCATCGCCGGCCTGTTCCCGCAGACCGCGACCTTCGCCTTCGCCGACAAGACGCTGGCGGAATCGGTCGTCGGCGTGCTGAACGACCTGCGCGCCAGCGGCTTCTACGACGAGCTGTTCACCCGCTACGGCGTGCTGACCATCGAGGAAGAGAAGTTCGCGATCAGCGGCCCCGGACCGGCTTAA
- a CDS encoding aspartate dehydrogenase domain-containing protein, with the protein MSTRPRDRLGVIGFGPIGRRLAARFRDADDGPQLAALLVRERQASDAAALAPDAAICTDIDSFLKARPTVAVECASAATLVEAAPALLASGCDILPLSLGAFADRDAETLLKQAAAKGPGRIEVPAGALGSIGFLTAARENGLARVEMRIGYPLERWQMMGADRFVTLKGLREPTVFLEASAREIAAQFPGHLNVTIGVALAGLGLDDTQVTLLADPTVTQAWFELEAHSASGPVHLRVDGRDAPVHQDPLDYTTFSVIRLLQRRSAAIAT; encoded by the coding sequence ATGAGCACCCGCCCCCGGGACAGGCTCGGGGTCATCGGCTTCGGGCCCATCGGCAGACGACTTGCCGCCCGCTTCCGCGATGCGGACGACGGACCGCAGCTTGCAGCCCTTCTCGTGCGCGAGCGCCAGGCGAGCGATGCGGCCGCCCTCGCCCCCGATGCTGCGATCTGCACCGACATCGACAGTTTCCTGAAAGCCCGGCCGACCGTCGCGGTGGAATGCGCCTCGGCCGCAACGCTGGTCGAGGCGGCGCCCGCCCTGCTCGCCTCCGGCTGCGATATCCTGCCGCTGTCGCTCGGCGCCTTCGCCGACCGCGATGCGGAAACCCTTCTGAAGCAAGCCGCCGCCAAGGGCCCGGGACGCATCGAGGTGCCTGCGGGAGCACTGGGCTCCATCGGCTTCCTGACCGCCGCCCGCGAGAACGGGCTTGCCCGCGTCGAGATGCGCATCGGCTATCCGCTGGAGCGCTGGCAGATGATGGGGGCGGACCGCTTCGTCACTCTCAAGGGCCTGCGCGAACCGACCGTCTTTCTGGAGGCGAGCGCCCGCGAGATCGCCGCGCAGTTTCCCGGCCATCTCAATGTCACCATCGGCGTCGCGCTGGCCGGTCTCGGCCTCGACGACACCCAGGTAACGCTGCTCGCCGATCCAACCGTTACCCAGGCCTGGTTCGAGCTGGAGGCCCACTCCGCCTCCGGGCCCGTGCATCTTCGCGTCGACGGACGGGACGCCCCCGTTCACCAGGATCCGCTCGACTACACAACGTTCAGCGTCATCCGCCTCTTGCAGCGCCGCTCGGCGGCCATTGCAACGTGA
- a CDS encoding M20/M25/M40 family metallo-hydrolase, translating to MTSILQDIADASARERARILDGLRTYVRAGKDGEAAVQSLFAETAEARGCSVEASSYNPADVRMIEEFAGEAAIDPQARTSIIARCKGTGNGRSLILFAHPDGEPVTGTDRWRHDPFAGEVDNGRLYGWGVADDLSGVAAGLQALELLASLGLRPDGDVLIASTPSKRHARGVSRLMQEGMTADAALYLHPAESGVGLREIKALASGQVEFRVIVEGQHPPTTEPLQTAFGHLGVNAIDKAFVVWEALKKLDARRGEEVHHPALHGEVGRSTNIMMSYISAGDPKRLARLATSCTLGAALAFPPPEKLSDVCAQIEAAVAEAAASDPWLSENPPRIVWDSGTTGAEVPGDHPLLLAAHEAIRGVCGLEAHVNPMHTGSDIRNPMIQKNIPTIGIGPLCGDLSQNDGVDEWVDTEDHVRFVGAVAGIIAQWCGVSKLQA from the coding sequence GTGACATCGATCCTGCAGGACATCGCCGACGCTTCGGCGCGCGAACGTGCGCGCATTCTCGACGGGCTGCGGACCTATGTCCGCGCCGGCAAGGATGGCGAGGCCGCGGTGCAGAGCCTGTTCGCCGAGACCGCCGAGGCGCGCGGCTGCAGCGTCGAGGCCAGCTCCTATAATCCCGCGGATGTGCGCATGATCGAGGAGTTCGCCGGCGAGGCGGCCATCGATCCGCAGGCCCGCACCAGCATCATCGCGCGTTGCAAGGGCACCGGAAACGGACGCAGCCTGATCCTTTTCGCCCATCCCGACGGCGAGCCGGTCACGGGCACCGACCGCTGGCGGCACGATCCGTTCGCCGGCGAGGTCGACAACGGCCGGCTCTACGGCTGGGGCGTTGCCGACGATCTCTCCGGCGTTGCCGCCGGCCTGCAGGCGCTGGAGTTGCTCGCCTCGCTCGGCCTGCGCCCGGACGGCGATGTGCTCATCGCCAGCACGCCAAGCAAGCGACATGCGCGCGGCGTGTCGCGGCTGATGCAGGAGGGAATGACGGCGGACGCGGCGCTCTACCTGCACCCGGCCGAGTCCGGCGTCGGGCTGCGCGAGATCAAGGCGCTGGCCTCCGGTCAGGTCGAGTTTCGGGTGATCGTCGAGGGACAGCATCCGCCGACGACCGAGCCGCTCCAGACCGCCTTCGGGCATCTGGGCGTCAACGCCATCGACAAGGCGTTCGTCGTCTGGGAGGCGCTGAAGAAGCTCGACGCGCGGCGCGGCGAAGAGGTGCACCACCCCGCGCTGCATGGCGAGGTCGGCCGCTCGACCAACATCATGATGTCCTACATCTCGGCCGGCGATCCGAAGCGGCTCGCCCGTCTTGCGACCAGCTGCACGCTCGGCGCTGCTCTCGCCTTCCCGCCGCCGGAGAAGCTTTCGGACGTCTGCGCGCAGATCGAGGCGGCGGTGGCCGAGGCGGCCGCAAGCGATCCCTGGCTTTCGGAAAACCCGCCACGCATCGTCTGGGACAGCGGCACGACAGGCGCCGAAGTACCGGGCGACCATCCGCTGCTGCTCGCCGCCCATGAGGCGATCCGCGGCGTCTGCGGTCTGGAAGCGCATGTGAACCCGATGCACACGGGCAGCGACATCCGCAACCCGATGATCCAGAAGAACATTCCGACCATCGGCATCGGCCCGCTGTGCGGCGATCTCAGCCAGAATGACGGCGTCGACGAATGGGTCGACACTGAGGATCACGTGCGCTTCGTCGGCGCGGTTGCCGGCATCATCGCGCAGTGGTGCGGAGTTTCGAAACTGCAGGCCTGA
- a CDS encoding RidA family protein yields the protein MIERIDVATRMSKIVKHNGVVYLCGQVGEGETVADQTRECLARVEALLDRAGSSREKMLQAIVWLADMNDFVEMNSVWDAWVPAGCAPARACGEAKLARADLKVEIIVTAACD from the coding sequence ATGATCGAACGCATTGATGTGGCGACGCGCATGAGCAAGATCGTCAAGCACAACGGCGTTGTCTATCTGTGCGGCCAGGTCGGCGAGGGCGAAACCGTCGCGGACCAGACCCGCGAGTGCCTTGCCCGGGTCGAGGCGCTGCTCGATCGCGCCGGCTCCTCGCGCGAGAAGATGCTGCAGGCCATCGTCTGGCTGGCGGACATGAACGACTTCGTCGAGATGAACTCGGTCTGGGATGCCTGGGTGCCGGCCGGCTGCGCGCCCGCCCGTGCCTGCGGCGAGGCCAAGCTCGCCCGCGCCGACCTCAAGGTCGAGATCATCGTCACCGCTGCCTGCGACTGA